A window from bacterium encodes these proteins:
- the secA gene encoding preprotein translocase subunit SecA: MLKFLKSIFGDENKSRIKALYPLLEKVNSLEKDISALTDEEMRGKSALFKVRAVNGEIDDLLPESFALVREAALRTLGQRHFDVQIIGGIAMHKGSIAEMRTGEGKTLVATLPAYLNALSGKGVHVVTVNDYLSRRDAVWMGQIYHFLGLSVGCITSDGSYLYDPFHSEKAMAPKNGISNFQFPISKQIPNSNNQNSKQEIQDGLDKTRDEIGGFKVVHEFLRPCSRKEAYSADITYGTNNEFGFDYLRDNISYNKEDIRQRNYHFAIVDEIDSILIDEARTPLIISAPSEESEDLYGKFAKLSLQMEAGKDYEVDEKLKAITLTDAGIEKAEKFLAVDNIYTDKGIKYVHHLETAVRAKALFHMDKEYVVRDGQVVIVDEFTGRLQPGRRWSEGLHQAIEAKEGVKVERESRTFASITFQNYFRLYEKLAGMTGTAKTSSEEFYKVYGLHTTEVPTNKSVAREDHNDFIFQTEKGKFKAIARKVKELNQKGQPVLIGTVSIENNEMLSRYLQTEGVAHEVLNAKNHEREGEIIAQAGRVGAVTIATNMAGRGVDIKLGGNPATPEQYEEVKNKGGLFVLGTERHEARRIDNQLRGRSGRQGDPGETQFFVSLEDSLMRVFASDTIKRMMGRFGIAEDEPIENRIITRSLEAAQTKIEGFHFDSRKHVLEYDNVLNRQRKTIYEKRRKMLLGGKKEVDDFLSEKISKDEKVSSVIEKKKQELGENEFFENARRLILQVIDMHWVEHLEVMDYLRGSVNLRAYGQRDPLIEYKKEGLRLFKEMENGIDNTIIQALPSLVGKNLPREKVDLKEVHESPLLSKMERDAGAAASAAPAQSVRPRFSASRNDPCPCGSGKKYKKCHGK, encoded by the coding sequence ATGCTAAAATTTCTGAAAAGTATTTTTGGAGACGAAAACAAGTCCAGAATAAAGGCCCTTTATCCTCTGTTGGAGAAAGTCAATTCTTTGGAAAAGGACATTTCAGCGCTAACTGACGAGGAAATGCGTGGAAAATCGGCTCTTTTTAAAGTTCGGGCCGTAAATGGAGAGATAGACGACCTTTTGCCGGAAAGTTTCGCTTTAGTCCGAGAGGCGGCTTTGCGAACTCTCGGACAGAGGCATTTTGACGTTCAAATTATCGGCGGAATCGCCATGCATAAAGGTTCCATAGCCGAGATGCGAACGGGAGAAGGAAAAACGTTGGTGGCGACTCTTCCGGCATATTTGAACGCCCTTTCCGGCAAGGGAGTGCATGTTGTTACGGTCAACGATTACCTTTCAAGAAGAGATGCCGTGTGGATGGGACAGATATACCATTTTTTGGGGCTTTCGGTGGGATGCATAACATCGGACGGATCCTATCTGTATGACCCATTTCATAGTGAAAAAGCGATGGCTCCAAAAAATGGAATTTCCAATTTCCAATTTCCAATTTCCAAACAAATTCCAAATTCTAATAACCAAAATTCAAAACAGGAAATACAAGACGGATTAGATAAAACGCGGGACGAGATTGGCGGATTCAAGGTTGTGCATGAGTTTCTACGGCCGTGTTCAAGAAAAGAAGCGTACTCGGCGGATATTACTTACGGCACAAACAACGAATTCGGTTTTGACTATTTGAGAGACAACATATCCTACAATAAAGAGGACATTAGGCAGAGAAATTATCATTTTGCCATTGTTGACGAAATTGACTCAATACTAATAGACGAGGCCAGAACCCCTCTTATAATCTCCGCGCCATCGGAAGAGTCAGAGGACTTGTACGGAAAGTTTGCGAAACTTTCTCTTCAAATGGAAGCGGGCAAGGACTACGAAGTGGACGAAAAATTGAAAGCCATAACGCTGACTGACGCCGGAATAGAAAAAGCTGAAAAGTTTTTGGCAGTTGACAATATTTACACGGACAAAGGCATAAAATACGTGCATCATTTGGAGACGGCGGTACGCGCCAAAGCTCTTTTCCATATGGATAAAGAGTATGTCGTGCGAGACGGGCAGGTGGTGATAGTGGATGAGTTTACCGGACGTTTACAGCCGGGCAGACGGTGGAGTGAAGGCCTGCATCAGGCAATAGAAGCCAAGGAGGGCGTGAAAGTTGAGAGAGAGTCAAGAACTTTCGCTTCCATAACTTTTCAAAATTATTTTCGGCTTTACGAAAAACTTGCCGGTATGACGGGAACCGCGAAGACATCATCTGAAGAGTTTTATAAAGTTTACGGCCTTCACACGACGGAAGTTCCCACAAACAAGTCCGTGGCCCGAGAGGACCACAACGATTTTATTTTCCAAACGGAAAAAGGTAAGTTCAAGGCAATAGCCCGAAAAGTCAAAGAGTTAAACCAAAAAGGCCAACCGGTTCTTATCGGCACCGTGTCTATTGAGAACAACGAGATGTTGTCGCGGTATCTTCAAACCGAAGGTGTGGCGCACGAGGTTCTAAACGCCAAAAACCATGAAAGAGAGGGGGAGATAATAGCTCAAGCCGGCAGAGTCGGCGCCGTTACCATAGCTACCAACATGGCCGGCCGAGGGGTAGACATAAAACTTGGTGGCAATCCGGCGACTCCAGAGCAGTATGAAGAAGTAAAAAACAAAGGAGGACTTTTTGTCTTGGGAACAGAAAGACACGAAGCAAGACGAATAGATAACCAGCTTCGGGGCCGTTCAGGAAGACAGGGTGACCCCGGGGAGACGCAGTTTTTCGTTTCTCTGGAGGACTCGCTGATGCGAGTTTTCGCGTCAGATACCATAAAGAGAATGATGGGGCGTTTTGGCATTGCCGAGGACGAGCCGATTGAAAACAGGATTATTACGAGGTCTTTGGAAGCGGCCCAGACGAAAATAGAGGGTTTCCACTTTGATTCCAGAAAGCATGTTTTGGAGTATGACAACGTGTTGAACCGCCAAAGAAAAACCATTTACGAAAAAAGAAGAAAGATGCTTCTGGGCGGAAAAAAAGAAGTTGATGATTTTCTTTCCGAAAAAATTTCAAAGGATGAAAAAGTTTCAAGCGTCATTGAAAAGAAAAAGCAAGAGCTCGGAGAAAATGAGTTCTTTGAAAACGCTCGGCGACTCATACTGCAGGTTATAGACATGCACTGGGTGGAGCATTTGGAAGTGATGGATTACTTGCGAGGAAGCGTGAATTTGCGCGCCTATGGTCAAAGAGACCCTTTGATTGAATACAAAAAGGAGGGACTTCGGCTTTTTAAAGAAATGGAAAATGGCATAGACAACACCATAATACAGGCACTGCCTTCACTTGTCGGGAAAAACTTGCCGAGGGAGAAGGTTGATTTGAAGGAGGTTCACGAAAGTCCGCTTTTGAGTAAGATGGAAAGGGACGCGGGCGCGGCCGCCTCGGCCGCGCCCGCTCAATCCGTCCGCCCCCGTTTTTCCGCAAGCCGTAACGACCCATGTCCATGTGGGAGCGGGAAGAAGTATAAAAAGTGTCATGGAAAGTGA
- a CDS encoding DUF86 domain-containing protein, translating to MEVSNIKNKIEKLQEYVEKLSPYATMETDILLSNEEKRAAMERWFLLLVDEAVDINAVISYQIGKKIPDSYRSSFEGLVELGIIDRDFSDNISVSAKVRNQMTHDYEKIQHKELIELMKKFFEMYKKYTRILIEEFINRSQS from the coding sequence ATGGAAGTATCAAACATCAAAAATAAGATAGAGAAGTTGCAGGAATATGTGGAGAAATTGTCTCCGTATGCCACCATGGAGACGGACATATTGTTGTCAAACGAAGAAAAGAGAGCAGCCATGGAACGCTGGTTTCTTCTCTTGGTTGATGAAGCTGTTGATATAAACGCGGTCATTTCGTATCAAATCGGAAAGAAGATTCCAGATTCATATCGTTCTTCTTTTGAAGGATTAGTTGAACTGGGTATTATTGACAGGGATTTTTCTGATAATATATCCGTATCGGCTAAAGTACGAAATCAAATGACTCATGACTACGAAAAGATACAACATAAAGAACTCATTGAACTTATGAAGAAATTCTTTGAAATGTATAAAAAATACACTCGTATCCTAATTGAAGAATTCATAAACCGTTCTCAATCTTAA
- a CDS encoding nucleotidyltransferase domain-containing protein, which produces MVITEKMNNRIRELADEYGLNVVVLFGSQATGKIHSKSDVDIAVISRKPVERIKLVSEFSDLLRRDDVEVVNLVNASPTLMRSVVADGKLLYEAEEGAFLRWKIYAIKIWMETAWLRKLRDKKLVEWAARS; this is translated from the coding sequence ATGGTAATAACGGAAAAGATGAACAATAGAATACGGGAACTTGCCGACGAATACGGCCTCAATGTGGTTGTGCTTTTCGGCTCGCAGGCGACGGGTAAAATTCATTCAAAAAGCGATGTTGATATCGCGGTTATCAGTCGAAAACCGGTTGAGAGAATCAAGTTGGTGTCCGAATTTTCCGACCTATTGAGAAGGGACGATGTTGAAGTTGTCAATTTGGTAAACGCTTCGCCAACTCTTATGCGTTCTGTAGTGGCGGATGGCAAGCTTTTATATGAAGCTGAAGAGGGCGCTTTTCTCCGATGGAAGATCTACGCGATAAAGATTTGGATGGAAACGGCATGGCTTAGAAAATTACGCGACAAAAAATTGGTTGAATGGGCCGCGCGGTCATAA
- a CDS encoding FAD-binding protein, giving the protein MEIKKNVSLAELTTFKIGGKARYFCAVQSVPDLKKAVSFAKDKKLDFLVLGGGSNVLMRDGVLEGVVVKMEIKGMEYTGAISQSLRKKENVASGGEKQSPELKKTQSVSETRVFVRVGAGEWWDGFARNVAKRGLWGVENLSGIPGTVGAAPIQNIGAYGQEVDDTVVSVETLNTETLEERRFSNKQCRFGYRDSFFKTKEGKKYIITAVTFALRKDGKPNVSYQDIKKKIEDLGITIQGLSPMKMRQMVVEIR; this is encoded by the coding sequence ATGGAAATCAAAAAGAACGTCTCGCTCGCGGAATTAACCACTTTTAAAATCGGTGGAAAAGCCAGATATTTTTGCGCTGTCCAGAGTGTTCCGGACTTGAAAAAAGCCGTTTCTTTCGCGAAAGATAAAAAACTTGATTTTTTAGTGCTTGGTGGCGGTTCAAATGTTTTGATGAGAGATGGGGTGTTAGAAGGGGTTGTTGTCAAAATGGAGATAAAAGGAATGGAATATACAGGGGCAATAAGTCAGAGTTTAAGAAAAAAAGAAAATGTCGCCTCGGGTGGTGAAAAGCAATCTCCTGAACTCAAAAAAACTCAATCGGTTTCAGAGACCCGCGTGTTTGTCCGTGTCGGGGCGGGTGAATGGTGGGACGGGTTTGCGAGGAATGTGGCAAAAAGGGGGCTTTGGGGAGTTGAAAATCTTTCCGGAATTCCGGGAACGGTCGGCGCGGCGCCAATACAAAATATCGGCGCCTACGGACAAGAGGTGGATGACACTGTTGTTTCCGTAGAGACCTTGAATACGGAGACGCTTGAAGAGCGCCGATTTTCAAACAAGCAGTGCCGGTTTGGCTATCGTGATTCTTTTTTTAAAACGAAAGAGGGCAAGAAGTATATTATAACCGCGGTTACATTCGCGCTCCGAAAAGACGGCAAGCCGAATGTTTCTTACCAAGATATTAAAAAAAAGATTGAAGATTTAGGAATTACGATTCAAGGATTAAGCCCGATGAAGATGAGGCAAATGGTAGTTGAGATAAGGTAA